One window of the Aedes albopictus strain Foshan unplaced genomic scaffold, AalbF5 HiC_scaffold_135, whole genome shotgun sequence genome contains the following:
- the LOC115267363 gene encoding ADP-ribosylation factor-related protein 1: MYTLLSGFYKYLTQKDEYCILILGLDNAGKTTYLEAAKTKFTKNYRGMNPSKITTTVGLNIGQIDIQGIRMSFWDLGGQQELQSLWDKYYSESHAVIYVVDSNDRDRMHESKEVFDRMIANEYLSGVPLLVLANKQDLPDCMGVREIKPVFQEAGHLIGRRDCLVMPVSALTGEGVDEGIKWLVESIKRNSFARPPKTEDT, from the exons ATGTACACACTTCTCAGCGGATTCTATAAATATCTCACACAAAAGGACGAATACTGCATACTGATCCTGGGCCTGGACAATGCTGGCAAAACG ACCTATCTGGAAGCGGCCAAGACCAAATTCACCAAAAACTACCGCGGGATGAATCCCAGTAAAATCACCACCACCGTGGGGTTAAACATTGGCCAGATCGACATTCAGGGCATCCGGATGAGCTTCTGGGATCTGGGCGGCCAGCAGGAACTCCAGTCCTTGTGGGATAAGTACTATTCGGAGTCGCATGCCGTTATCTACGTGGTGGATTCGAACGATCGGGACCGGATGCACGAATCGAAGGAGGTGTTCGACAGGATGATTGCCAACGAGTACCTGTCGGGGGTCCCGCTGCTTGTGCTGGCAAACAAACAGGACCTGCCGGATTGCATGGGGGTACGGGAGATCAAACCGGTGTTCCAGGAAGCGGGACATTTGATTGGACGGAGGGATTGTCTGGTGATGCCGGTGTCGGCGCTGACGGG GGAGGGAGTTGATGAAGGCATCAAATGGCTGGTGGAATCCATCAAACGCAATTCCTTCGCCCGTCCTCCGAAAACGGAGGACACATGA